In uncultured Devosia sp., a genomic segment contains:
- a CDS encoding YbaB/EbfC family nucleoid-associated protein: protein MKDIMGMMKAASEMKGKMEAMQAELAELVVEGRSGGGMVVVSLSGKGEMKGLKIDPSLFKEDDVEVLEDLILAAHNDAKGKSEAEMQRRMSEVTAGLPIPPGMKFPF, encoded by the coding sequence ATGAAAGACATCATGGGCATGATGAAGGCCGCCAGCGAAATGAAGGGCAAGATGGAGGCCATGCAGGCCGAGCTTGCCGAGCTGGTCGTCGAAGGCCGTTCGGGCGGTGGCATGGTTGTCGTCTCGCTCTCCGGCAAGGGCGAAATGAAGGGCCTCAAGATCGATCCCTCGCTCTTCAAGGAAGATGACGTCGAAGTGCTCGAGGACCTGATCCTTGCTGCGCACAACGACGCCAAGGGCAAGTCAGAAGCCGAAATGCAGCGTCGCATGAGCGAAGTTACCGCCGGCCTGCCCATCCCGCCCGGCATGAAGTTTCCGTTCTGA